One genomic window of Gossypium hirsutum isolate 1008001.06 chromosome D11, Gossypium_hirsutum_v2.1, whole genome shotgun sequence includes the following:
- the LOC121223702 gene encoding ferric reduction oxidase 2 isoform X2, whose product MDSRFVRATIRHLLTVIFLGICMMWIMAPANTYKQKWKPSISKKVVSTYFGTQAPNMLIWTFPVLFVASLGSLYLHLGKNSNQDASQSNEKKHRRALWRKPVLVKGPLGIVSGIELALLIMFIALLVWSLVTYLRRLHTITPKAAAKEGVKVWEMKLFEVALWIGLTGNVCLAFLFYPVTRGSSVLPLLGLTSEGSIKYHIWLGHMTMVLFTIHGICYIIDWAVTGNISEMLKWSHSHISNVAGEIALLGGLGLWAATFPQIRRKTFELFFYAHHLYIIFVFFFILHVGIDYTFIMLPGFYLFIVDRYLRFLQSRTSVRLLSARLLPCNVVELNFAKTHGLTYNPTSIMFVNVPSISKLQWHPFTVSSNSNMEPDKLTVIIKSEGSWSTKLHQMLSSPIKRLDVSIEGPYGPQSNHFLRFANKSYQLKTLFLLSLLKNYLTVQIFFKHDTIVMVSGGSGISPFISIIRELIFRSKICQCKTPDMILIAVFKSSLDLTMLDLLLPMTGSPSDLSNLKLHIEAYVTKEKEPTTDNSKRVRSILFKPLPTDKPMAPILGPNSWFWLAAIISSSFIMFLILIGIITRFYIYPRDHNKNEFSASTKAVLNVLAICVSFNSVSIAATASAAIFWNKKQYSREATQVQNIEGQAPLGSPDLRAYNGDRELESLPHQSLAQATKVHYGGRPDLKRMLFERKGESVGVLVCGPKKLRHDVAAICSSGLADNLHFESISFSW is encoded by the exons ATGGATTCCAGGTTCGTAAGGGCAACAATAAGGCACCTCTTGACTGTCATCTTTCTTGGGATTTGTATGATGTGGATCATGGCACCCGCAAACACTTACAAGCAAAAATGGAAACCTAGCATCTCCAAAAAGGTTGTTTCCACGTATTTTGGAACCCAAG CTCCCAACATGCTGATTTGGACATTCCCCGTCCTCTTCGTTGCTTCTTTGGGATCTTTGTACCTTCACTTGGGAAAGAACTCGAATCAAGATGCTTCACAAAG CAATGAGAAAAAGCATAGGCGGGCGTTATGGAGGAAGCCCGTTTTAGTGAAGGGTCCCCTTGGGATAGTTTCGGGGATAGAGTTAGCCTTGTTGATCATGTTTATTGCACTCCTGGTTTGGTCACTGGTAACTTATTTACGCAGGTTACATACCATCACTCCAAAAGCAGCTGCAAAAGAAGGAGTCAAAGT ATGGGAAATGAAGTTATTCGAAGTAGCGTTGTGGATAGGGCTTACGGGGAATGTGTGTTTAGCATTTCTGTTCTACCCAGTGACTCGTGGCTCGTCGGTGCTGCCGCTGTTAGGTCTAACCTCGGAGGGCAGCATCAAGTACCATATATGGCTTGGACACATGACCATGGTTCTTTTCACAATTCACGGCATTTGCTATATCATTGATTGGGCCGTTACAGGCAACATATCTGAG ATGCTAAAATGGAGTCATTCGCATATTTCAAACGTGGCTGGAGAAATAGCATTGCTGGGTGGCCTAGGCTTGTGGGCTGCAACCTTTCCTCAAATAAGGCGAAAAACCTTTGAGCTCTTCTTTTATGCCCATCATCTCTACATCATCTTTGTATTCTTCTTCATCCTCCATGTTGGCATTGATTACACCTTCATTATGCTTCCTGGATTTTACCTCTTCATCGTCGACCGTTACCTCAGATTCTTGCAATCtcgaacctctgtccgcttacTTTCAGCTCGACTTTTACCTTGTAATGTTGTGGAGCTTAATTTCGCAAAAACCCATG GTTTGACCTATAATCCGACAAGTATTATGTTCGTGAACGTGCCCAGCATTTCAAAGTTGCAATGGCATCCATTTACAGTTAGTTCGAACAGTAATATGGAGCCTGATAAACTTACTGTGATCATTAAAAGCGAAGGAAGTTGGTCGACCAAGCTCCATCAAATGCTTTCATCTCCAATTAAACGTCTTGATGTTTCTATTGAAGGACCTTACGGACCTCAATCTAACCATTTCCTAAGGTTTGCAAACAAATCCTACCAACTAAAAACATTGTTTCTTCTAAGTTTGTTAAAAAACTATTTAACTGTACAAATATTTTTCAAGCATGACACGATTGTGATGGTGAGTGGAGGCAGTGGAATTAGTCCTTTTATATCCATAATCCGAGAGCTCATTTTCAGGAGCAAAATATGTCAATGTAAGACACCAGATATGATCCTAATTGCTGTATTCAAAAGCTCTTTGGATCTCACTATGCTAGACCTGTTGCTACCTATGACTGGTTCCCCATCTGACCTTTCTAACCTGAAGCTCCACATTGAAGCTTACGTGACCAAAGAAAAAGAACCAACAACTGATAACTCAAAACGAGTTCGTTCCATATTGTTCAAGCCCCTTCCAACAGATAAACCTATGGCACCCATTTTAGGCCCCAACAGCTGGTTTTGGCTTGCCGCCATAATATCATCTTCCTTCATCATGTTCCTTATCTTAATTGGGATCATCACTCGGTTCTATATTTACCCAAGGGATCACAACAAAAACGAATTCTCAGCCTCCACAAAAGCTGTGTTGAATGTTTTGGCTATATGTGTCT ctttcaacagTGTCTCCATAGCTGCAACAGCTAGTGCAGCTATTTTTTGGAACAAGAAACAGTATTCCAGGGAAGCGACGCAGGTACAAAACATTGAAGGACAAGCCCCATTAGGATCACCAGACTTGAGGGCTTATAATGGTGATAGAGAATTGGAAAGCCTCCCTCACCAATCTCTTGCACAAGCTACCAAAGTTCACTATGGAGGGAGACCTGACTTGAAGA GAATGCTTTTTGAACGTAAAGGAGAAAGCGTGGGGGTTCTTGTTTGCGGTCCAAAGAAATTGAGGCATGATGTTGCAGCAATTTGTTCTTCTGGTCTGGCAGATAATCTGCATTTTGAGTCTATCAGTTTCAGCTGGTGA
- the LOC121223702 gene encoding ferric reduction oxidase 2 isoform X1, translating into MDSRFVRATIRHLLTVIFLGICMMWIMAPANTYKQKWKPSISKKVVSTYFGTQAPNMLIWTFPVLFVASLGSLYLHLGKNSNQDASQRLHTITPKAAAKEGVKVWEMKLFEVALWIGLTGNVCLAFLFYPVTRGSSVLPLLGLTSEGSIKYHIWLGHMTMVLFTIHGICYIIDWAVTGNISEMLKWSHSHISNVAGEIALLGGLGLWAATFPQIRRKTFELFFYAHHLYIIFVFFFILHVGIDYTFIMLPGFYLFIVDRYLRFLQSRTSVRLLSARLLPCNVVELNFAKTHGLTYNPTSIMFVNVPSISKLQWHPFTVSSNSNMEPDKLTVIIKSEGSWSTKLHQMLSSPIKRLDVSIEGPYGPQSNHFLRFANKSYQLKTLFLLSLLKNYLTVQIFFKHDTIVMVSGGSGISPFISIIRELIFRSKICQCKTPDMILIAVFKSSLDLTMLDLLLPMTGSPSDLSNLKLHIEAYVTKEKEPTTDNSKRVRSILFKPLPTDKPMAPILGPNSWFWLAAIISSSFIMFLILIGIITRFYIYPRDHNKNEFSASTKAVLNVLAICVCRNNGSSKNQTKLQNRICKTEARSIEAKENKAKQKQ; encoded by the exons ATGGATTCCAGGTTCGTAAGGGCAACAATAAGGCACCTCTTGACTGTCATCTTTCTTGGGATTTGTATGATGTGGATCATGGCACCCGCAAACACTTACAAGCAAAAATGGAAACCTAGCATCTCCAAAAAGGTTGTTTCCACGTATTTTGGAACCCAAG CTCCCAACATGCTGATTTGGACATTCCCCGTCCTCTTCGTTGCTTCTTTGGGATCTTTGTACCTTCACTTGGGAAAGAACTCGAATCAAGATGCTTCACAAAG GTTACATACCATCACTCCAAAAGCAGCTGCAAAAGAAGGAGTCAAAGT ATGGGAAATGAAGTTATTCGAAGTAGCGTTGTGGATAGGGCTTACGGGGAATGTGTGTTTAGCATTTCTGTTCTACCCAGTGACTCGTGGCTCGTCGGTGCTGCCGCTGTTAGGTCTAACCTCGGAGGGCAGCATCAAGTACCATATATGGCTTGGACACATGACCATGGTTCTTTTCACAATTCACGGCATTTGCTATATCATTGATTGGGCCGTTACAGGCAACATATCTGAG ATGCTAAAATGGAGTCATTCGCATATTTCAAACGTGGCTGGAGAAATAGCATTGCTGGGTGGCCTAGGCTTGTGGGCTGCAACCTTTCCTCAAATAAGGCGAAAAACCTTTGAGCTCTTCTTTTATGCCCATCATCTCTACATCATCTTTGTATTCTTCTTCATCCTCCATGTTGGCATTGATTACACCTTCATTATGCTTCCTGGATTTTACCTCTTCATCGTCGACCGTTACCTCAGATTCTTGCAATCtcgaacctctgtccgcttacTTTCAGCTCGACTTTTACCTTGTAATGTTGTGGAGCTTAATTTCGCAAAAACCCATG GTTTGACCTATAATCCGACAAGTATTATGTTCGTGAACGTGCCCAGCATTTCAAAGTTGCAATGGCATCCATTTACAGTTAGTTCGAACAGTAATATGGAGCCTGATAAACTTACTGTGATCATTAAAAGCGAAGGAAGTTGGTCGACCAAGCTCCATCAAATGCTTTCATCTCCAATTAAACGTCTTGATGTTTCTATTGAAGGACCTTACGGACCTCAATCTAACCATTTCCTAAGGTTTGCAAACAAATCCTACCAACTAAAAACATTGTTTCTTCTAAGTTTGTTAAAAAACTATTTAACTGTACAAATATTTTTCAAGCATGACACGATTGTGATGGTGAGTGGAGGCAGTGGAATTAGTCCTTTTATATCCATAATCCGAGAGCTCATTTTCAGGAGCAAAATATGTCAATGTAAGACACCAGATATGATCCTAATTGCTGTATTCAAAAGCTCTTTGGATCTCACTATGCTAGACCTGTTGCTACCTATGACTGGTTCCCCATCTGACCTTTCTAACCTGAAGCTCCACATTGAAGCTTACGTGACCAAAGAAAAAGAACCAACAACTGATAACTCAAAACGAGTTCGTTCCATATTGTTCAAGCCCCTTCCAACAGATAAACCTATGGCACCCATTTTAGGCCCCAACAGCTGGTTTTGGCTTGCCGCCATAATATCATCTTCCTTCATCATGTTCCTTATCTTAATTGGGATCATCACTCGGTTCTATATTTACCCAAGGGATCACAACAAAAACGAATTCTCAGCCTCCACAAAAGCTGTGTTGAATGTTTTGGCTATATGTGTCTGtaggaacaatggcagcagcaaaaaTCAAACAAAGTTGCAAAACAGAATTTGCAAAACTGAAGCAAGAAGTATCGAAGCAAAAGAAAACAAAGCAAAGCAAAAGCAGTGA
- the LOC121223139 gene encoding probable receptor-like protein kinase At5g24010: MYRVTIGGPKVTPFNDSLWRTWLPDDDYFRSKEGSNRVYFSGRIKYQDGGASREVGPDNVYNSARLIESKNASIPNVIEGYQYLVRLHFCDIASISLGLLFFNVYDGHLAYKDLDPSAVTNYLLASPFYVALVVDAEHSGIVNVTVGPSNKSMVYAVDAILNGVEIMKMSNWMGSFDGTLPAESVLKCLTRKRRVSASFDCSCVFIAELISNHR; the protein is encoded by the coding sequence ATGTATAGGGTAACTATAGGAGGTCCTAAAGTCACTCCATTTAATGATTCTCTGTGGAGGACTTGGTTGCCTGATGACGACTACTTTAGATCGAAGGAAGGATCAAATAGGGTGTATTTTAGTGGTAGGATTAAGTACCAAGATGGTGGTGCTAGTCGTGAAGTTGGTCCTGATAATGTATATAATTCGGCTCGGTTAATCGAGAGCAAGAATGCTTCGATTCCTAATGTGATTGAGGGTTATCAGTATCTTGTTAGACTCCATTTCTGCGATATTGCTAGCATATCCCTTGGATTGTTGTTTTTCAATGTTTATGATGGACATTTGGCATATAAAGATTTGGATCCTTCGGCTGTTACCAATTACTTGTTGGCTTCTCCGTTTTATGTGGCCTTGGTAGTTGATGCTGAGCATTCCGGGATAGTGAATGTAACTGTTGGACCTTCGAACAAGAGCATGGTATACGCGGTGGATGCTATCCTAAATGGAGTGGAGATCATGAAGATGAGTAACTGGATGGGTAGTTTCGACGGTACTCTGCCTGCAGAGTCAGTTTTGAAGTGTTTGACAAGGAAAAGAAGAGTTTCTGCTTCCTTTGATTGCTCTTGTGTGTTTATTGCTGAGCTTATCAGCAATCATAGGTAG
- the LOC107923994 gene encoding uncharacterized protein has translation MRSNRKVEENFLWDQIMKKHFTIAWTFPKLVVSSILLISIICIFYNLSFSNASNPSNHRSNIINTLHVVDQAMPPPVSSPPKLGPPEKTTLHHLVFGIAGSARLWEHRKNYIKLWWKPQEMRGTVWLDKTVANRSDDHLLPPVKISCDTSKFKYKNLKGHYSAIRISRIVSETLRLGFEDVRWFVMGDDDTYFVPENLVRVLSKYDHNQLYYIGSLSESHLQNIHFSYGMAYGGGGFAISYPLAKALAKMQDRCIQRYPGLYGSDDRIHACMAELGIPLTKEPGFHQYDVYGSLLGLLSAHPVAPLISIHHLDVVEPIFPNVNRVQALQRLKAPIKLDSAAIMQQSVCYDKTRSWTISVSWGYTVQIYRGIFSVREMEMPARTFLNWYNRADYTGFSFNTRPVARHACQKPFVFYLSNALYNKNTNQTASEYVQHRLPSSECKWNMADPSRIERVQVYKKPDPHLWDKAPRRNCCRVLPRKKKGTMVIDVGVCGEDDVIELR, from the exons ATGAGAAGCAATCGAAAAGTTGAAGAAAACTTTCTATGGGATCAAATCATGAAAAAACATTTTACTATTGCTTGGACCTTCCCCAAGTTGGTAGTTTCTTccattcttttgatttctatcatctgCATCTTCTACAATCTAAGCTTCTCCAATGCCTCAAACCCGTCTAATCACAGATCCAATATCATCAACACCCTTCATGTTGTTGACCAAGCGATGCCGCCACCTGTTTCTTCCCCACCAAAACTCGGTCCCCCAGAAAAAACTACCCTTCACCACTTAGTTTTCGGCATTGCCGGCTCGGCTCGGCTATGGGAGCACCGGAAAAATTACATAAAACTCTGGTGGAAGCCCCAAGAAATGCGTGGCACCGTCTGGTTAGACAAGACCGTCGCAAATAGGTCCGACGATCATCTTTTGCCGCCGGTAAAGATCTCATGCGACACTTCCAAGTTCAAGTACAAGAACCTGAAAGGCCACTATTCTGCCATTAGGATATCCCGCATAGTGTCCGAGACTCTACGGCTTGGCTTTGAAGATGTGAGATGGTTCGTGATGGGAGACGATGATACATATTTTGTGCCCGAGAATTTGGTTAGAGTTTTGTCAAAATACGATCATAATCAGTTGTATTACATTGGGAGCTTGTCGGAGAGTCATTTGCAGAACATACATTTTTCTTATGGGATGGCTTATGGCGGTGGAGGCTTCGCCATCAGTTACCCTTTGGCTAAAGCTCTTGCCAAAATGCAAGATAGGTGTATACAGAGATACCCCGGATTGTACGGTTCCGATGACCGGATACACGCTTGCATGGCGGAGCTTGGAATTCCCCTCACCAAGGAACCCGGATTTCACCAG TACGATGTTTATGGGAGCTTATTGGGCCTACTATCGGCGCACCCTGTAGCACCTCTAATCTCTATCCACCACCTAGACGTGGTTGAGCCCATATTCCCAAACGTGAACAGGGTCCAAGCCCTTCAACGTCTAAAGGCTCCAATAAAACTGGACTCGGCCGCAATCATGCAGCAATCGGTTTGCTACGACAAAACCCGAAGCTGGACAATCTCGGTCTCTTGGGGATACACCGTTCAAATATACCGAGGCATATTTTCAGTTAGAGAGATGGAAATGCCGGCCAGAACTTTCTTGAACTGGTATAACAGAGCTGATTACACTGGCTTCTCTTTTAACACCCGCCCCGTTGCAAGACATGCTTGCCAGAAACCGTTTGTGTTTTACTTGTCTAATGCTTTGTACAACAAGAACACGAACCAGACAGCTAGCGAGTATGTTCAGCACCGGCTTCCAAGCTCTGAGTGTAAATGGAACATGGCGGATCCTTCACGGATTGAGAGAGTCCAGGTTTATAAAAAACCTGATCCCCATTTATGGGACAAG GCTCCGCGAAGGAATTGTTGCAGGGTCTtgccaaggaaaaagaaaggcaCCATGGTTATTGATGTCGGAGTTTGCGGAGAAgatgatgtcattgaattgcgaTGA
- the LOC121223704 gene encoding uncharacterized protein, which translates to MDPDRSVTDDVESNAPAPTQGTAHEESRHETHSQDEAQEAFLRMMSNWYTEFVRANPNVKPTPPSLIPQPVPVAPQSVDLVRSSKPPIDKIRKHGAEDFRANVDDDPEKAEFWLENTIRVLDELSCAPDECLKCVVSLLKDSAYRWWKTLISVVSKEIVTWDFFQEEFKKKYISQRFIDQKRKEFLELKLSRMSVAEYEREFVRLNKYAQECVPTEAIMCKRFEEGLNEDIRLYIEVLELKEFVVLVDRACKAEELSKEKRRAEMEARDVRKRSMSRTFQSQPKKLKGMDP; encoded by the coding sequence atggatcctgaccgaAGTGTgacagatgatgttgaaagtaacgcgccGGCTCCCACACAAGGGACTGCTCATGAAGAAAGTAGACATGAGACGCATAGTCAGGATGAGGCTCAGGAAGCCTTCCTTCGAATGATGAGTAATTGGTACACAGAATTTGTTCGTGCAAATCCGAATGTTAAACCTACCCCACCCTCTCTTATCCCTCAaccggtccccgtagctccacAAAGTGTTGATTTGGTGAGATCAAGTAAACCTCCCATTGACAAaatccgaaagcatggggctgaagatttcagggctaatgttgatgatgatccagaaaaagcagagttttggcttgaaaacactattcgGGTATTAGATGAACTATCTTGTGCTcctgatgaatgtttgaaatgtgttgtgTCTTTACTGAAGGATTCAgcataccgttggtggaaaacattaatatCAGTTGTTTCGAAAGAAatagttacttgggacttcttccaggaggaattcaaaaagaaatatataagccaacggtttattgatcagaaacgcaaggagtttcttgagttgaagctGAGCCGAATGTCTGTGGCagaatatgaaagggagtttgtCAGGCTCAAcaaatatgcccaggaatgtgtgcccACGGAGgccattatgtgtaaaagatttgaagaggggttaaatgaagatatcagacTGTATATTGAggttttagagttgaaagaatttgtagtgctgGTTGACCGAGcctgtaaggctgaagaactgagtaaagaaaagagaagagcagaGATGGAAGCTCGAGATGTAAGAAAAAGGTCAATGAGCAGAACATTTCAATCCCAACCAAAGAAGCTTAAAGGGATGGATCCATGA